The Halalkalicoccus sp. NIPERK01 genome window below encodes:
- a CDS encoding MFS transporter has product MDDNDRSIVGFVMIGHMMVHTYELSIPILMTIWLLEFGTTAAVLGVAVAVGYGLFGIGALPGGLLVDRFGSRILISACLAGMGLAFLALSVAPGVGGITIALALWGTAASVYHPAGLTLISNGVEARGQGFAYHGMAGNVGIAGGPLVTAVCLLAFDWRIVTAALALPAVVAAVVGMIIEFDSTAAVDLTADADTRGLPTSVGEFVGETRRLFTFGFLLLFIIVSLNGLYYRGVLTFLPNLLGEFLTTAIGDVRPGLFAPDSPLAEEFDLSQYLYAGLLTVGIGGQYLGGRLTDLIEPDRGLAIMAPVLAGIAVLFVPAAQTDLWGLLVVSFVLGFALFAVQPLTQATIAKYSRPESRGLSFGYTYLAIFGIGALGAAIVGTVLTYASVSVMFLVLAGFTATSGGIAIWLVTRQ; this is encoded by the coding sequence GTGGACGACAACGACCGCTCCATCGTCGGCTTCGTCATGATCGGCCACATGATGGTGCACACCTACGAGCTATCGATCCCGATTCTCATGACGATCTGGCTGCTGGAGTTCGGAACGACGGCGGCGGTGCTGGGCGTCGCGGTCGCCGTCGGGTACGGGCTCTTCGGGATCGGCGCCCTGCCGGGTGGCCTTCTCGTCGACCGGTTTGGCTCACGGATCCTCATCAGCGCGTGTCTCGCCGGGATGGGACTCGCATTTCTCGCGTTGAGCGTCGCGCCGGGTGTCGGTGGGATCACGATCGCGCTGGCGCTCTGGGGCACCGCGGCGAGCGTCTATCATCCCGCAGGGCTCACGCTCATCAGCAACGGGGTCGAAGCACGCGGGCAGGGGTTCGCCTATCACGGCATGGCCGGCAACGTCGGCATCGCTGGCGGCCCGCTCGTGACCGCGGTCTGTCTGCTCGCGTTCGACTGGCGAATCGTGACGGCCGCCCTCGCGCTTCCAGCGGTCGTCGCTGCGGTCGTCGGGATGATCATCGAGTTCGATTCGACCGCCGCGGTCGACCTGACCGCTGACGCGGACACGCGGGGGCTCCCGACGTCGGTCGGCGAGTTCGTCGGCGAGACACGGCGCCTCTTCACCTTCGGGTTCCTCCTGCTGTTCATCATCGTGTCGCTCAACGGCCTGTACTACCGCGGGGTCCTCACCTTCCTACCGAACCTCCTCGGTGAGTTCCTGACGACGGCGATCGGTGACGTCCGACCCGGGCTGTTCGCCCCCGACAGCCCACTCGCCGAGGAGTTCGACCTCTCCCAGTACCTTTACGCCGGCCTGCTCACGGTCGGCATCGGGGGCCAGTATCTGGGCGGTCGCCTCACGGATCTGATCGAGCCGGATCGAGGGTTGGCCATTATGGCGCCCGTCTTGGCCGGTATCGCGGTGCTGTTCGTGCCAGCTGCTCAAACGGATCTCTGGGGGTTGCTGGTCGTCAGTTTCGTCCTCGGGTTCGCCTTGTTCGCGGTGCAGCCACTCACGCAGGCGACGATCGCGAAGTACTCCCGGCCGGAATCGAGGGGGCTTTCCTTCGGGTATACGTATCTCGCCATCTTCGGGATCGGGGCCCTCGGAGCGGCGATCGTCGGAACGGTCCTCACGTACGCGTCCGTCTCGGTGATGTTCCTCGTGCTTGCAGGGTTTACGGCGACCAGCGGTGGGATCGCCATCTGGCTCGTAACCCGCCAGTAG